From the Nostoc sp. PCC 7107 genome, the window GTTAAAAGTTCTTTAGAAGCTGTATTTAAATCTACACCCACAAAGTTGACGCAGCTTTCTACAGTGTCATCAAGTTTCTTCTTCAATAACTTTTGATCAACATCGTGCTGATATTGTCCCACGCCAATTGATTTGGGATCAATTTTGACTAATTCTGCTAAGGGGTCTTGCAAACGGCGACCGATACTAATCGCACCCCGCACTGTCACATCTAAATCGGGAAACTCTTCTAAGGCGACTTTACTGGCAGAATATATGGATGCACCAGATTCATTCACCATCACCTTAATTGGTTTACGGTCTACAGCTTGTAATACTTGCGCCACAAATTCATCAGTTTCCCGCGAAGCAGTTCCGTTACCAATAGCTACTAGTTCGATTTTGTATTTTTCAATCAAATTTCTAATCGTTTGTGCAGCTTTAGTACGTTGTTCCGCTGCTTGATGGGGAAAAACAGCTTGATATTCGAGAAATTTGCCTGTTTCATCTAAAACTGCAACTTTACATCCAGTTCTAAAACCAGGATCAATTGCTAAAGTGGGTTTCATCCCCGCAGGTGCAGATAATAATAACTCACGCAGGTTAGTTTCAAATGTTTTGATGGATTCTATGTCTGCATAATCTTTTTTGGTAGAAATTACTTCTCCTGTTAAAGAAGTTTTCATCAGACGGTTAAACGCATCCTTCAGCATCATCTGATAAAAATCCCTAATTGCTCTGACTTTAGTACGAATTACCTGAGATTCAAGATAACCAAGCACATAATCTTCATCAAAGTTAATATCGAAGCTTAATACTCCCTCAGCTTCACCACGACACAATGCCAACATATTGTGAGGAGCAATATTTTTCACTTTGATTTGATAATTCCGGTACATCTCAAATTTGGTTGTACCTTCAGGATGCTCATCTTTAATGCGGGAAACAAAAACTCCTGCGTCTAAAAGATAGTCGCGCAAATAAGCCCGGAGTTCCGCTGTTTCTGCGACTGCTTCTGCTAAAACGTCTGCTGCACCTTTGAGGGCTTCATCTGCTGTTTTTACGCCTTTCTCTTCCGAGATATATTTGCTGGCTTCTGTTTCTAAAGATGCAGCTATACCATTTTTAATATTCAGCGATTTTATGAACTCTGCCAGTGGTTCTAATCCTTTTTCTTTAGCAATTGTGGCGCGAGTGCGGCGCTTTGGTCGATATGGTAAGTATAAATCCTCAAGTTCGGTTTTTTGTTGACAAGAGATAATTTGTGTTTTCAACTCATCAGTGAGTTTACCTTGTTCAGCGATCGCATTTAAAATTACTGATTTTCTGGCTTCTATTTCTGTTAAGTAATTATACTTATCAAACAAATCCCGCAATTGCACTTCATTCATTTCTCCAGTGCGTTCTTTGCGGTAACGTGCAATAAAAGGAACTGTCGCACCCTCCGCCAAAAGTTCCAGCGCGTTCTGCACCTGATAAGGTTTAAGATCCAGTTCAGTTGCTAATAGTTGAGGAATGTTTAGCATTGGGTATCTAATGGTAAAATGTCGCTTCTTAAGGTAGTATCGTAGATCGTCATTATAGTGACAACGCTGAGTGTTAAACTTATTTACTGGATAATTACGGAATTGTGACTTGCTTGCTGATTGTTTATTTCATTAGAGGATTGTGAAGACACCTCTTTAGATATAAGATTGACAGCAATGATTATAAAAAAAATATAAATTAAAACTTCTCAGTTCTTGACATCTTACGTTAGGAGAAGAACAGCAATGGCCTTGTTTTTTTTAATTCCTCTGTTTACTGGTTTAGCAACTGGTTACTTATCCAAAAAATGTAGTGATGAATTAGCTTACCTGACTGGTATATTTACAATCATCAGTCTAGTTGTGAGTTTAGTTTTAGCACCTTGGCAAATCCAGCTATTGCTACTGGTTTTCGTGGTCATTACTACTAATAAACTTTTACGAGATAACGATAAAAAATATACCCAAGCCAGTAAAAAATAAGTGTAAATAATTAAATCCATAGGCAAGATGCGATCGCCACTAATTCTGTAAAATGATGGAATGTACGCGATCGCTGTCTCTTAGCAAAACATCCAGCCCTGGAAATTTACACATCGTCATAGAGTCATCAGCTAATAGCTCTTGAAGACAGTTTTATCACCATTGCCAACCATACCCAAAATATTCAACCGGGAAAGTTTTAAGTTGTCAATAGCACGGTTAAGTACTAAGGACTGGGTTTTGCCAATTTTTACCACTATTAAAATACCGTCTGTATTTGGTGCAAGCAAACTAACATCAGCAAGCCCCACTAGAGGAGGTACATCATAAATTACTAAGTCAAAAGAATTATGAAACTCAGTCATCAGTCGCTTCATTTTCTCTGAAGATAGCAATTTTGTCGCATCCGGTGGTACTGGCCCAGAGGTAATTACAGATAATTGACTCAACGTAGATATTTCCTGAATAGCTTCTCCTACTGGTAAATTAGTCGAAATTAAATTACTTAAACCCCACAGATTACTTAAATTTGATAAAGTATGGATTGTTGGTCTGCGAAGATCAGCATCTACTAGTAATACTCTCTGACCCATTGCTGTAGCTATTTGAGCCAAATTAAAAGCAACTGTAGATTTCCCATCACTAGGCATGGATGAAGTAATAATAATAGATCGGATCGGGTGATCGGAATTGAGAAGCTGAATATTTGTATAAAGCACCCGTAAAGATTCTAAAAAATTTGTATTATGGTGACTATTATCTTGAAGTGTGGCAACATTCAAATTAGGTAGAAATTCAGAGAAGTATTTTGGTAAATTTATCAAAGGAAGATTTCGAGGAAAAAAAGAGTCATCTTGCTCAGTCTGAATTTGCTTTTCAAAAGGTATACTACCTAGCAATGGTAATTTTACTTTTTCCTTTAAATCCTTAACACTATTGTATGTACTGGCTAACTTTTCTAGTAATAAAGCAACGCCAATGCCTATGAGAATACTCGCTGCTAATCCTGATAATAGGTTCTTTTTTAAACTAGATGAAGTGGCAGGAAATTCTGGTTTAACTGGTGCTTGAACTAATTCCCAACTAAATTCTGTTTGAGATTTCTGAATTTGCAAAGTTTCACGAGTAGACAAAAAACGATTAAGACTTTCAACAGCAACTTGTAATTTACGTTGCAAATCTGTATATTTTCGTGACAAAATAGGCAGTTGTTTGCGTTTTTGCTGCAATTCCTGTTCTCTTTTTGCCAGTGTCAGACTCTGTACTTCTAAAATTTTAATTCCAGTTGCGATCTCAGCACGTTTAGTATCTAAAAAGCGCTTGGCTTCTTGGTCAATTAAAGGCAACAAGCTGTCTCGCTTTTCTTTCAACGATTGTAGTGTAGGATTATCTGCTTGGAAACGAGTAGAATCCGCAGCTACCTGAGCATCTAATTGATTTTTCTGGCTGATTAACTGTTGATATAAATTTGCAGTAGTTAGTACTGCTTTCTCACCATCTGGTTGTTGCAGTAAATTTAAATTAGCACGAGCTTGTGCCAACTGAAAATTAATTGTTTGTTTTTGGGCAGTTAAGGTTGCTGTCTCAGCATCTAGTGCTTTTGTTTCAGTTTCTGGATCGTTAAGATTATATATTTGTTTGAGAGTTTGCAGTTGTTGTTGCAGCTGATCAACACGACTTTGGGAAATTTTTAGCTGTTTTTCAACAAACTGAAGTCCTTGCCCTATTTTAGTTTGCCGTTTTTCTTTACTATATTCTAAGTAAGATTGAGCAGTTTTATCTAAAACCAGTTTAACTTTATCTGGATTGTTATCTCGATAACTTACTTGTATAATTTTTGTCTTACCCAGCTGAAAAACATTTAAAGAATTAGCTAGGAAATCATAACTGATATCTGGATAAGCAACTTGCACCCGTTTAACAACATCTTCCAAAATTACAGGACTCTTAAGAATCTGAATTTGGCTATCATAATCTAGAGTAGATTGATTTGAATTGGCATTAGCATCCTTGATCACATCAACAGTTTTACTATCGTCACTGACTGGTTCTACTAGAATCTGAAAATTGGCTTCATATTCTGGTTTTGTCGGATTCAGTGTTAAGCCGATAACAATACTGGCCATTGCAACAGTAGCAACTCCAGCAATAGTTAGCCATCTTCGTTGTAAAATATCTAAAACTTCTTGAAAGTTCCAA encodes:
- a CDS encoding Tex family protein, giving the protein MLNIPQLLATELDLKPYQVQNALELLAEGATVPFIARYRKERTGEMNEVQLRDLFDKYNYLTEIEARKSVILNAIAEQGKLTDELKTQIISCQQKTELEDLYLPYRPKRRTRATIAKEKGLEPLAEFIKSLNIKNGIAASLETEASKYISEEKGVKTADEALKGAADVLAEAVAETAELRAYLRDYLLDAGVFVSRIKDEHPEGTTKFEMYRNYQIKVKNIAPHNMLALCRGEAEGVLSFDINFDEDYVLGYLESQVIRTKVRAIRDFYQMMLKDAFNRLMKTSLTGEVISTKKDYADIESIKTFETNLRELLLSAPAGMKPTLAIDPGFRTGCKVAVLDETGKFLEYQAVFPHQAAEQRTKAAQTIRNLIEKYKIELVAIGNGTASRETDEFVAQVLQAVDRKPIKVMVNESGASIYSASKVALEEFPDLDVTVRGAISIGRRLQDPLAELVKIDPKSIGVGQYQHDVDQKLLKKKLDDTVESCVNFVGVDLNTASKELLTFVSGITAAVANNIVNYRNQNGAFKSRRQLLKVPKLGPKAFEQAAGFLRIRNGNHPLDNTAVHPESYSVVEAIASDLNVPLNQVSQIAEKLKKIELKKYVTDTIGEPTLRDIFRELEKPGRDPRAEFKYATFQEGIKEIRDLQIGMELEGIVTNVANFGAFVDIGVHQDGLVHISQLADRFVDDPKLIVKVGQVVKVRVLEVNEKLKRISLSMKAAKQ
- a CDS encoding polysaccharide biosynthesis tyrosine autokinase; translation: MDNHPSQHSSSGHNSNSEHQFLPNQPLPWAEESEGGWNFQEVLDILQRRWLTIAGVATVAMASIVIGLTLNPTKPEYEANFQILVEPVSDDSKTVDVIKDANANSNQSTLDYDSQIQILKSPVILEDVVKRVQVAYPDISYDFLANSLNVFQLGKTKIIQVSYRDNNPDKVKLVLDKTAQSYLEYSKEKRQTKIGQGLQFVEKQLKISQSRVDQLQQQLQTLKQIYNLNDPETETKALDAETATLTAQKQTINFQLAQARANLNLLQQPDGEKAVLTTANLYQQLISQKNQLDAQVAADSTRFQADNPTLQSLKEKRDSLLPLIDQEAKRFLDTKRAEIATGIKILEVQSLTLAKREQELQQKRKQLPILSRKYTDLQRKLQVAVESLNRFLSTRETLQIQKSQTEFSWELVQAPVKPEFPATSSSLKKNLLSGLAASILIGIGVALLLEKLASTYNSVKDLKEKVKLPLLGSIPFEKQIQTEQDDSFFPRNLPLINLPKYFSEFLPNLNVATLQDNSHHNTNFLESLRVLYTNIQLLNSDHPIRSIIITSSMPSDGKSTVAFNLAQIATAMGQRVLLVDADLRRPTIHTLSNLSNLWGLSNLISTNLPVGEAIQEISTLSQLSVITSGPVPPDATKLLSSEKMKRLMTEFHNSFDLVIYDVPPLVGLADVSLLAPNTDGILIVVKIGKTQSLVLNRAIDNLKLSRLNILGMVGNGDKTVFKSY